AAGACCCGGGGCGCCGCTCAACGCCGGGTCCAACTTTGATGCCTGGTGGGATCCGGGACACCGACGCGTCGGTGCGAAGGGACATCAGGTATCCGCTCAGCTCATCAACAGGCTCTGCCGATACGCGGCGCGATCTCATGGTTCTGACGGGCTTAGCCGGCCCCACCCGGACGGCTTGGAGTGGCCCCACCCCGAAGGCGACCCGATGCCGATCTCGGTAACGCTGAGGGGCAGGCGAGACGAAGGTCGCGGGACGAGCATTGATCGTCGCTCTCGATAACCGGCACGTCTGGCGCGTATTTCCGGGCGGTGCCGCACGATGGTTGGGTCAAGGTGCGGTTGGTTCCACCAGTGGCGGCCGCTCGCTAGACCGGACCAACAACAGCCCAGCGCCGAGGACGAGCACCCCGAACTGCTCGCGGAGCAGGTCGATGAACGCGCGCTACTCGACCATCGGCACTCGGTGGGTGCGTCGGTACTCCCGCAACAGCCCGGCCCCGACGAACTCGGCCCACGTCACCGAACGGGCGCCGCACGGCTCCGTGCGCAGCACAGGTTTGTCTCTCGCCCCTTACGCTCGTCCCCTTCCAGCCAGCAGTGCAGCGTCGACTGCACCACCCGCAGCAGCCGGGCAGCGTCCGTCTCCGAGAAGGCCTCACGCTCCGGGACACTCAATCCAGCGCCAGTGGGTCTGTAAGAAGAACGGTGTAACTCCTGATCAAGGAGCGGCACCTGATGACGGAAACGACGATGGCCGTGGATACTTCCGCGGTGGCGAAGAAGAAGAACCCGGTGGGTAAGCCGGCGGACGGTGTGGACGCGGAGTTGGTCGGCCGCCTGGTCGAGCAGGCCCGCGCAGCGGGCCTGCAGCTGACCGGCGACGGCGGTCTCCTGCAGCAGCTCACGAAGCGGGTGATCGAGGCCGCCCTGGACGGTGAGATCACCGACCACCTCGGCTATGACAAGGGCGATCCAGCGGGCAACAACGGCGGCAACTCGCGCAACGGTGCCCGCGGCAAGACGGTTCTGACCGAGGTCGGCCCGGTCGAGATCACCGTGCCGCGTGACCGTGACGGCAGCTTCGAGCCGCAGATCGTCAAGAAGCGGCAGCGCCGGTTGACCGGGGTCGAGGACATGGTGATCTCGTTGTCCGCTAAGGGATTGACGACCGGTGAGATCGCCGCGCACCTGGCCGAGGTGTATGGCGCTGACGTGTCACGCCAGACCATCTCCACGATCACCGACAAGGTCATCGACGGCATGACCGAGTGGCAGAACAGGCCCCTCGACCCGGTCTACCCGGTGATCTTCCTCGACGCCGTGCACGTGAAGATCAGGGCTCTGTCGCCGGTTGTGTGAAGGGGATCAGTGCGCGAGGAGGACGCGTTTGCGGAGCAGGTCGAGGCCGGCGCGGCCGAACATCTGCCGTTTGATCATCTTGAGGCGGTTGATGTTGCCTTCGACCGCGCCGGAGCTGTGCGGCAGGGTCAGGCCGTTGCGGACGGCGTCGAAGTCGCGGCGCAGGTTGCGGGCGAACCCGGCCAGCGGCGTGAGGGTGTCGACTTCGACCGTGGTGATCCACATCTCGAGGCGGTCGCCGTGGCGGCCGGTCATCATGACCGCGAAGTCTCGCACGTGTTTGACCAGCCGGTTGATGTCCCGATCACGGCCGCGCAGCTCGTGAAGTTTGGTCGCGTCGCGGGCGTCGAGATGGTCAGGATGAGTCATGATCCACGAGGTGACTTGACGCACCGATGGCGGTTTCGGGCCGGGGTGTGGGGCGTGGCCGAGGCCTTTGCGGAAGCGGCGTAGGTAACGCTGGACGGCCAGTTCTCCGCCGGGATAACCCTGCTGTTTGATCTCTCGGAACAGCTGCGTGGCGTTGCGCTGTCCTTCGTTCCAGCGGTGGTGCAGGTAGGCGACGTAGTCGTCAACCAGGTGCGCGCGTTGCTCGGTGACGGCGGTCAACTCGGTGAAGCTGGCCGCGTTCAGGTATTTGCGGACCGTGGCCTGGTGCAGGCCGAGCTTGCGGCCGATTGCGGACTTGTTCAGTCCCTGTGCGGCGAGCTCGTGAACAGCGCCGTGATGTTCACGCAGGCGGGTCACGATCTTCTTCTCGGGTAGCGGCTGCACCTCGGCGGGCATGGAGTCGTCCGCCGCCGAGGGTGCCGGGGCGACGAGCCGGGACCGATAGGCGTTGACGGTCTTCTCGACCGCCTGGCCCAGGTTCTGCCAGAGATGGAACCGGTCCGCGACCTGAACCGCCTGCGGGGCTCCAGAGCGGGCGCCTTCGCCATAGCCGCCGGCCCGGTCCCGGCAGATCACCTCGATCTCGGGGTGCTGCCGCAGCCACTCTGCGAGGCTGTCACCGTCGCGGCCGACGAACATGTCGACCGGGCGGTGGCTGTCCATGTCGATCAGCACAGTGCCGTAATGACGGCCTCGGCGGAACGCGAAGTCGTCGACGCCGAGGACGGTGATCGGCGTCTTCGGCGGGTCAGGCAACGCCTTGACCAACCGCAACAACGTGTCGCGACCGGCAGCGACCCCGATCACCAACGCCAACCGGGAACCGGCCCGGCCAGCCAACGCCAAACCAATCTGCGTCAGTACGCCCCGCAGCCCCGGCGTCAATCGCGCATGCGGACTGGTCAGCCCCTCGATCTGCTCGGCGAACGTCCGCGCCGGGCAGGTGTTGTTGTCGCAGCGGAACCGCCGGATCCGCACCTCAAGCAGCAACGCCGTCCCGGCGATCGCGACATCACGCAACCGGCGCTGATACCGGCCATGAACCCTGGCTGACCGCTGCTGGCACCGACCACACCGCGCGGTCTCCGCCCGGACCCGCGCGGACAGCACCACGACGCCGTCACGCTGCTCAACCGTCTCGATGGACAGAAGCGAGAGATGCGGCAGTAACTGCTCCACAAGTGAACACGCCGGACATGATCAACGAAAGCACCGAGTTGGCGACGGACCTGTCCACATCACAAGATCGGCGACAGAGTCAAGATCAGAGACGGCAAGGTCGCCAACCGGCCCATCTACGTTGCCCTGGCAGTCACGGTCGATGGGACCCGCGACATCCTCGGCCTGTGGGCGGGTGACGGCGGGGAGGGCGCCAAATTCTGGCTGCAGGTCCTGACCGAATTGAAGAACCGCGGCGTCGACGACGCCTGCATGGTCGTCTGCGACGGGTTGAAGGGCCTACCCGACGCGATCGCCGCGACCTGGCCCCTCGCGGTGGTCCAAACGTGTGTCATCCACCTGCTCAGAGCCTCGTTCCGGTATGCGGGCCGGCAACACTGGGACGCTATCGCCAAGGCATTGCGGCCGGTTTACACCGCGCCCACCGAGGCGGCCGCGCAGGCCCCCTTCGACGAGTTCGCCGAGGCATGGGGCGGCCGATATCCGTTGCCCCGGACCTGCACCAGATCAACGCCGGGCGGCAAGGACTCCTACGCGATCACGGTCACGCTCGCGTCGCGATGCGCCTGCTTGCCGAAGTACCGGTCGCCGACGATGCCCAGGCCCGCCCGGATCCGGACCTCCTCGACCAGTTCGCCCGACGGCGCCGGCGGCGGACCGTCCGCGGGCCGACCCACATATCGATGTACGGGCGGGGCCAGCAGCTGGACGATCCGCCGCATGGCAGCCAGCGTCACCCGATGACCTTGGGCCTTCGCATTGGCGCGCCATCGAACGGATGCGCGGCCGGGGCCGCCTCGAACGCCTGACGCAGGTGCAGGGCGACCTCCTCTTGGGCGTGCGCGGCCTTGTCCAGCACCGCGGCAAGGCCGAAGAAGTCGTGCATCACTCCCCCGTAACGGACCGACGTGGCCCGCACGCCGGCGGCCTCCAAGCGGGCGCACCACTCGTCGCCCTGGCTCTGCAGCACGTCGCGGTCGGTGGTGACGATCAGTGTCGGCGGCAGACCGGCGAGGCCCTGCACGGAGAGCGGAAGCAGATCGACCCTGGGGTCTTTCAGGCTGTCGGTCACGCCACGGAAGGCGTGCATCATCATCCAGGACAGCAGTGGACGATTCAGCGGCCGGGCGTCTGCGGCGTCCCACATGGACGCGCCGTACTGGGCGGTGGTGGTCAGCGGGCAGACGAGCACCTGCGCCACGGGCAGTGGCTCACCTGCCTGCTTGAGCTGACAGCAGGTCGCAGCCGCCATGTTCGCCCCGACGCCCTCCCCGCCGATGGCGATGTGTGACGCGTCGCCGCCGAGCCCGGTGGCGTTGGTCAGGAGCCACCGGTAGGTGGCCAGCACATCCTCGTGGGCGGCCGGGAACACGTGCTCGGGAGCCTTGCGGTACTCCGGCGACACCACGATCGCGCCCGTCCGGTTGACCAGGGCGCGGCAGGACGCGTCATAGTCGTCGTTCGTGAACAGGGTCCAACCGCCACCGTGCACCCACATCACGACGGGCACCGGATCGGAGGTCTGGCCGAGCGGCTTGTAGACGCGTACGACCAGATCACCACCCGGGCCGGGCACGGTGACGTCCGCTGCAGATCCGACCTCCTCGGGGTCCGTCGGCCGCCCGTCCTGCCGCAGGATCTCCATCGCCGCGTCGGCGAGGCTCGGCTGCTGGCGGGCCTGCTCGAGGGTGAGGAGCTCATACGGGGCCAGGACCAGTCGGGACCAGGTGTCGAGGATCCGCTGCGCCTGGGTGTCGAGCAGCCAGGAGGCGTCGGTCGACAGGACGTTGCTGCGGCCGGATACCCTGTCGCGTACCTTGTCCATGAACCCGGCGGCACCGAGCATGAGCCTGCGACGGCGTCCGGTGGGCGGGACGGTGGGATGCGAGCGGGCAGGGGCCCACCCCTTGGCGGCGAGGTACCGCTCGCCGAGCCGACCCATCTCCTGCGCGCCCACCGCCCGACGCAGCGCCGGCAGGAACTCCCGTTCCTCCTTCTCGATGTGGTGCCGGACACCGCCGATCAGCTTGTTCAGCGCCCGCTCGAATTCGCGGCTGCCGGGATCCGCATGGTCGAGCAGGACGAGCAGCCTCTTGAGGGCCTGGTGCTCGCCCCGCCCCTCCTCGGCGTCCGCGGCGGCGCCGATCTCGGCCAGCGCCGGATACAACACCTCCTCCTCGGCGTGGGCGTGCAGGGCGCGGCCGTAACTCACCTGGTCGACCAGCATGCGCCGGTCACCGCGTCCGGCCTCGAGGTGCTCGAAGAGGCGGTTCGCCACCACGTGCTCGTCGGCGATCAGGTGGTCGAGGTCGCCCGGCAAGGTCGCGTACGGCAGCGTCATCGGACACCTCCTCCTCCACACTTACCGCAACCGGCACCGCCTTCGCGGCATAACCTCGCATGTCGCCAAGAACCCGAACGGGCGGGTCGACGCCGGTCAGCGCGCGTCCCAGCCAGGCGTTGACGCCCGGCTCCAGCTGACGCCACCTCACCCTGCGGGCATGCCTTCCTGAGCGGATGTCCGGCGAGCGCATTCACTGACCGATCGAAGCGATTCAACCGACGGCGACCACCCTCGACCCGCTCGGCGGACGTACCTCTCAGCCATCCAGTCAGACCCAAGCAGGTCATGTCATGAGCTGTTCGACTCGCATCGCCGGCGCCGAGACGGGCAGGGCCTACACCGTGCCCCGTTGCGCTGGGCGACCACCCCGACCGCGGCACGATGGGTGCGGCGGTCGCGCCACCGCCGCACCTGCTGGTCCAGACGTGAGATGTGCTGATCCATCTGATCTACCTGCACAGGACGTCGGTAGCTACGACGCGTCGAACCGACACGCGGGGTAGCCCTTACTGGCTGGGCTCCGTGGCGTCGTGATGCCTAACGAGCGGGCGATGGGCGCCGGTCCTCGGCTTCCGGTCGGCGTCACCCTCGACACGGAACGGGGTGCCCAGGCGGGTCATCGCACCCGAACTTGCGTCAACGGCAGGTGTGTGGTCGAAAGGCTCATCTGCTCCCGATGCTTCACGGAACAAATTCGAGTCATGCCCGGTTAAATCAGTCAAGAACTGCTCCAAGTTTGGCGCGCCACGGCGCGACCCGCTCGCACATGCAAGCCGGGTGCCGAAAATGCGCGGGGCGCATTCGGCCGCTCGCCGGGATCCGTTTCGCTCGGCCCGCCGAACCCTAACCCAGAAAGCCATCGTTACGGCTTGGGCTGGGGTGTGGGTAGAATTGATTAAGCAGCCCGCCGGTTTACGACCCGGCCTGCATCTGACGTCGACCACCACGCGCCGCGACCAATCGGTCAGCGCCGTGCAGGGCGACCCCTTCCACGTTCGGAGACTCCCATGGCGGCACGCCGCCCCAGCAAGACACGCCTTGTCACACCCACCTCCTTCGCCGACCTCGGCGTGCCCGGCCGCCTGGTCGCCGCGCTCGAGCAGGCAGGCATCAACACGCCATTCCCGATCCAGGCCGCGACGCTCCCGGATTCACTCGCCGGACGCGACGTGCTCGGTCGGGGCCGCACAGGTTCGGGCAAGACATACGCCTTCGCCCTCCCGGTCCTCGCCCGGCTCTCGGCCGCCACGTCTGCGCGACTGCCCGGCCGCCCGCGCTCGCTCATCCTGGCGCCCACTCGCGAGCTGGCAACCCAGATCGAAGCAACGATCGCACCGCTCGCCACCGCGCTGTCGCTGCGGACCGCGACGATCTTCGGCGGAGTGAGCGCGCGGCCACAGGTCGCTGCACTGCGTGCCGGAGTCGATATCCTCATCGCCTGTCCCGGCCGGCTCGCCGACCACGTGTCGACCGGCCACGCAAACCTCGACGCCGTCGAGATCACGGTGCTCGACGAGGCGGACCACATGGCCGACCTCGGCTTCCTGCCGGTCGTACGGCGACTCCTCGACACAACACCGCCCCGCTCGCAACGGCTGCTGTTCTCCGCGACGCTCGACGCGGGCGTCGACGTCCTCGTGCGGCGATACCTCTCCAACCCAGTCACCCACAGCGTCGACTCGGCGATGTCCCCGGTCGCCGCGATGACCCACCACGTGCTCCGGGTGCGTCACGATGATCGGCTCCCCGTCCTGATCGACCTGACGGCCGCCCCGGGGCGCACGCTCGTGTTCACCCGCACGAAGCGGGGCGCCAAGAAGCTGACCAGTCAACTGGTCGCCTCCGGCGTGCCCGCCGTCGAGCTGCACGGCAACCTGGCGCAAAACGCCCGAACCCGCAATCTGGCGGCGTTCTCCGCCGGCGACGCCCGCACACTTGTCGCGACCGACATCGCGGCGCGCGGTATCCACGTCGACGATGTAGCGCTCGTGATCCACGCCGACCCGCCAGCCGAACACAAGGCATACCTGCACCGCTCCGGGCGGACCGCGCGTGCCGGAGCGAGCGGCACAGTCGTCACCCTGATGACCGACGACCAGGTCACCGACGTGCGCGACCTCACCCGCCAGGCCGGCATCAACCCGACGATCACCCGCCTCGGCCCCGGTGACTCGCTGCTCACCGAACTCGCCCCGGGCGAGCGCCGCTTCGTGACGCCTCCCGTAGCGACAACGAGGCCGCATAGCGGACGAGGCCACAGCGCCACGCGGCGCCCGGATCCGCACACAGCCGCGGGCGGATCGACCGCCAGCGCGGCGCGCGGGACAGGCTCGGAAAGTCGTCGGGCGAGTGCGGCGGAAACCACGTCCCCGCCACGGGGCGCCGCGGCGTTCTCGTCCGGCACACGGGTTGGCAGCCGGCGCGGTCAGCGTTGACAGCGAAGACACCGCGCGGGCGGCTTGCGCGTGCTAGCCTGCCCGCGTTGCAACTTTTGGTTTGCCGCATACTTTGCCAGCGCCTGGTGGGTACCTAACCCGCCAGGCGCTCTTTGTTCTGCCGGTTCTTGCGGACCAGCGGCGGCGGCAACCGAGGGCCCGTACACGGCTCCATCAGCTACTCCAAGGAGAAGACATGGCATTCGGCACCGTCAAGTGGTTCAACGCGGACAAGGGCTTCGGCTTCATCACGCAGGACGGCGGCGGCGCCGACGTCTTCGCCCACTTCTCCGCCATCTCATCGAGCGGGTTCCGCAGCCTGGACGAGAACCAGCGGGTCGAGTTCGACGTCGAGCAGGGCCAGAAGGGCCTTCAGGCCGCCAACATCCGCCTGGTCTGACTGTTTGACTCCGCCGTGCGTGGCGACGAGGCCTCGCCCGTCGCCACGGCGGTGGCTGAGACCAACGGAACAGCGAAAGCCGATCTGTTCCGACACCGCGGTCCTGCCCGGCCCCGAACCGCTGGTGCTGCACCCGCAGTAAGTCCGGAGTTGCAGCGGGGACCACCAGCATCGACCGGCTACGCGCGCACAGTTTCGGGTCATGGTGCGGGGTAGCAGCCGGCGACGCGAGTCACCATCAGTTGGCGGCAGCCGACAACTTGATAACGGATCCCCCGGCGAGGGTCGTGGTCGAGCCCGGAACCTGAACAGCGACCGATGGACGAGCGAGATCATCAGGCACAAGGCGGGCACAACTGACGGCGACAAGGGCTGTCAACCGCTGTAAGGCAAGCAAGGCCTCGCCCAGGTCAAGGCATCGATTCGCCCGATCAAAGATGATCCACAGACCATCGGAGGGGTTCAGGATTCAAGTCCCTGACAGGCTCACCCTTCCCCCAGTTCAGCCGCCCCTGTGAGGTTGCTGAATCCCGATCTTGGTTCGTACAGCGGCGGACATGCTTCCCCGTAGGCGCCGATACTCCGGGCCGTAGTCCCCCAGCGGGTCCGTGACACGTCCAGCCGAAAGCTCGTGACAAGGCGCGGTAGAGCCTCGGCGCGTCATTGGTCGGATACTGGCCGGGTGACCGGAGGAGCAGGTTACCGAGTCGACGCGGTGGACGATCCATGGTGAGCGGGTTGTGGACGGCACCCTGCGGGCACGGTTGAGCATCGCCGAAGTGGAACTGCCGGACGGGGTCCGCTTCGAGCAGTACGTGATTCGGGCACCCCGGTCGGCTATGGTCGCCGTAATTGACGATCAGGAGCGCCTGTTGCTGATGAGGCGGCATCGGTTACGAAGCCACGGTTCACCTCGCCGCCATCAACCAGTGGCTGTAGACGATTTCGACACCCTAGTCCGCCGGTCGCTGCAGGAGCTGTCGGGACGACTGGAAGCCCAGCCGCTGGTACATCGGCACTGCCTTGCGGCCAGAACGGACCGTCACACGAAGGGACCCAAGGCGTGTCGCGTGCTCCGAAGCAGCATCCACGAGCGCCGAGCCAATCCCCTGGCCTCGCTGATTCGGCATGACGAATACGCTCTGGATGTCTGCGGATAGCCGACTTGTCGCTCCAGGTCTCGGGACGCGGGGTACGAGCGCGACCCAGGCCATGCCGACGATCTCCGGTCGGAGGAGTCGAGCGACGAATGCTACGTGCGAGTCCTGGTGAGCGGCCCACCACTTCGCGAGGTCCGCCGCGAATGCGTCTACGGACAGCTGTGCTGGTTCCTCATCAAGGGTGTCTAGCCACAACAGCCGGGCCAAGTCTGCGACGTCGTCCGCGTTCGCCTGACTGATCCTCACGGGGCGAGTCTGTCACGGCCATGGAGTGCGGCATGAACGGGCTCAAATGCCACCGTGCCGTGGCTACCTGCCACGACCAACCCTCCCGCCGTCATAAAGCCACTCTCCCTTCTCCCTCGCCGTGATCAATGAATGGCTTCAACCCGGACTTTGATACGGGCCGTAGTCGGCGAAGTCCGCCGACTGTGGACCTTCAGTCCATCGCACGAGGCCCGGAACAGCCTAAACTTGCTGGTGCCCTGACCTTCTAGCTCGGGCTGATCCTAGGAGTGAACATGCTGTCGGTCCGCCTGCTCGGCGATCTGGAGATTGTCGTCGACGGTCGGGCCGTCGATCTGTCCGGCATCAAGGCCCAGACACTGATCCTGATCGCGGCCAGCGGCCCGGCGGGCATCACCAGCTCTGACCTGGAGCGGGCGATGGAGGGCGTCGGCCGCGGAGCGGAGAAGGGCACGCTGCATCGCCGGGTGACCGAGGTTCGCAAGGCCCTCAACAATCAGGTTTCCCCGTACAAGGACGA
Above is a window of Micromonospora coriariae DNA encoding:
- a CDS encoding ISL3 family transposase, whose product is MEQLLPHLSLLSIETVEQRDGVVVLSARVRAETARCGRCQQRSARVHGRYQRRLRDVAIAGTALLLEVRIRRFRCDNNTCPARTFAEQIEGLTSPHARLTPGLRGVLTQIGLALAGRAGSRLALVIGVAAGRDTLLRLVKALPDPPKTPITVLGVDDFAFRRGRHYGTVLIDMDSHRPVDMFVGRDGDSLAEWLRQHPEIEVICRDRAGGYGEGARSGAPQAVQVADRFHLWQNLGQAVEKTVNAYRSRLVAPAPSAADDSMPAEVQPLPEKKIVTRLREHHGAVHELAAQGLNKSAIGRKLGLHQATVRKYLNAASFTELTAVTEQRAHLVDDYVAYLHHRWNEGQRNATQLFREIKQQGYPGGELAVQRYLRRFRKGLGHAPHPGPKPPSVRQVTSWIMTHPDHLDARDATKLHELRGRDRDINRLVKHVRDFAVMMTGRHGDRLEMWITTVEVDTLTPLAGFARNLRRDFDAVRNGLTLPHSSGAVEGNINRLKMIKRQMFGRAGLDLLRKRVLLAH
- a CDS encoding alpha/beta hydrolase fold domain-containing protein, with the translated sequence MTLPYATLPGDLDHLIADEHVVANRLFEHLEAGRGDRRMLVDQVSYGRALHAHAEEEVLYPALAEIGAAADAEEGRGEHQALKRLLVLLDHADPGSREFERALNKLIGGVRHHIEKEEREFLPALRRAVGAQEMGRLGERYLAAKGWAPARSHPTVPPTGRRRRLMLGAAGFMDKVRDRVSGRSNVLSTDASWLLDTQAQRILDTWSRLVLAPYELLTLEQARQQPSLADAAMEILRQDGRPTDPEEVGSAADVTVPGPGGDLVVRVYKPLGQTSDPVPVVMWVHGGGWTLFTNDDYDASCRALVNRTGAIVVSPEYRKAPEHVFPAAHEDVLATYRWLLTNATGLGGDASHIAIGGEGVGANMAAATCCQLKQAGEPLPVAQVLVCPLTTTAQYGASMWDAADARPLNRPLLSWMMMHAFRGVTDSLKDPRVDLLPLSVQGLAGLPPTLIVTTDRDVLQSQGDEWCARLEAAGVRATSVRYGGVMHDFFGLAAVLDKAAHAQEEVALHLRQAFEAAPAAHPFDGAPMRRPKVIG
- a CDS encoding DEAD/DEAH box helicase, yielding MAARRPSKTRLVTPTSFADLGVPGRLVAALEQAGINTPFPIQAATLPDSLAGRDVLGRGRTGSGKTYAFALPVLARLSAATSARLPGRPRSLILAPTRELATQIEATIAPLATALSLRTATIFGGVSARPQVAALRAGVDILIACPGRLADHVSTGHANLDAVEITVLDEADHMADLGFLPVVRRLLDTTPPRSQRLLFSATLDAGVDVLVRRYLSNPVTHSVDSAMSPVAAMTHHVLRVRHDDRLPVLIDLTAAPGRTLVFTRTKRGAKKLTSQLVASGVPAVELHGNLAQNARTRNLAAFSAGDARTLVATDIAARGIHVDDVALVIHADPPAEHKAYLHRSGRTARAGASGTVVTLMTDDQVTDVRDLTRQAGINPTITRLGPGDSLLTELAPGERRFVTPPVATTRPHSGRGHSATRRPDPHTAAGGSTASAARGTGSESRRASAAETTSPPRGAAAFSSGTRVGSRRGQR
- a CDS encoding cold-shock protein; the protein is MAFGTVKWFNADKGFGFITQDGGGADVFAHFSAISSSGFRSLDENQRVEFDVEQGQKGLQAANIRLV
- a CDS encoding GNAT family N-acetyltransferase, yielding MRISQANADDVADLARLLWLDTLDEEPAQLSVDAFAADLAKWWAAHQDSHVAFVARLLRPEIVGMAWVALVPRVPRPGATSRLSADIQSVFVMPNQRGQGIGSALVDAASEHATRLGSLRVTVRSGRKAVPMYQRLGFQSSRQLLQRPAD